Proteins from one Cryptomeria japonica chromosome 4, Sugi_1.0, whole genome shotgun sequence genomic window:
- the LOC131063629 gene encoding vesicle-associated membrane protein 722 has protein sequence MGQQSLIYSFVARGTVVLAEFTEFTGNFTSIAAQCLQKLPASNNKFTYNCDNHTFNYLVEDGFAYCVVADETVGRQLPMAFLERIKEDFKRRYGGGKADTAVAHGLNKEFGSKLKEHMQYCVDHPEEISKLAKVKAQVSEVKGVMMDNIEKVLDRGEKIELLVDKTENLRFQAQDFQKQGTQLRRKMWFQNMKVKLIVLGILVALILIIILSVCHGFNCGK, from the exons ATGGGGCAGCAGTCTTTGATATACAGTTTTGTGGCGAGAGGTACCGTTGTTCTCGCCGAGTTCACGGAATTCACAGGGAATTTTACCAGTATTGCAGCGCAGTGCCTGCAAAAGCTTCCTGCTAGTAATAATAAATTTACCTACAACTGCGACAATCATACCTTCAACTACCTGGTTGAGGATGGCTTCG CATACTGTGTTGTTGCCGATGAGACTGTTGGAAGGCAATTGCCAATGGCTTTTCTAGAACGTATCAAGGAGGACTTTAAGAGGAGATATGGTGGTGGAAAAGCTGATACAGCTGTTGCACATGGCCTAAATAAGGAATTTGG TTCAAAATTAAAGGAACATATGCAATATTGTGTGGATCATCCAGAAGAGATTAGCAAGCTTGCAAAAGTGAAGGCCCAGGTTTCTGAAGTGAAGGGTGTTATGATGGACAACATTGAGAAG gtTCTTGATCGTGGTGAGAAGATTGAACTTCTGGTTGACAAAACAGAGAACCTTCGTTTTCAG GCACAAGACTTTCAAAAACAGGGAACTCAATTGCGCAGAAAAATGTGGTTTCAGAACATGAAAGTTAAACTGATAGTGCTCGGTATTCTGGTGGCCTTGATTCTGATCATAATTCTTTCTGTATGTCATGGCTTCAATTGTGGAAAGTAA